The Pseudomonas solani genome segment GCGGGACATCTACGGCCAGTTGATGCGCAACCGCATGAGCTGGTTCGCCACCGACGACACCGATTACTGGAGTGAGCTGAACAACCGCCTCACCCGCTACCTGGAAGAGCTGGAACTGATCCGCGAGCGTGTCGGCCTGGTGCTGGAGTCGGAGAACCGGCGCATGAGCGAGCGCATGACCCGCACCATGTACCTGCTCGGTATCATCACCGGCTTCTTCCTGCCCATGAGCTTCATCACCGGTCTGCTGGGCATCAACGTCGGGGGTATCCCCGGGGCCGATGCGCCCTATGGCTTCGTCGTCGCCTGCCTGCTGATCCTCGGGGTGGCCACCTTCCAGTGGTGGCTTTTCCGTCGCCTGCGCTGGCTCTGATGTGACCTGTTGAACGCTGGCCTCGTCTAGCCGACATATCCACGCGAGGTGCGCATGCACGATCCGTTCGAAGAATCCCTGCGGGACCTGCTCAAGCGTTCGTCATCCGACCATGATGACAACGCCGCGCTGGGTCGCGTGCTCAAGACCGCCAACCGTCAGGTTGGCGTCGGCGATCTGTTCAGCCTGCTCGGCCATTGGGCCGAAGCCATGATGATCGCCCTCAACAACGGCTCGGCCCACGTGGCGCCGGTCTCTCGCCGCCCCTCATCGAAACGCTCTGCTGACAAGGCTGATTGAACATGGAATTCGACCCCTGGACCCAAGGTATCGTTAACGCCATGACCACGGTGTGGACACCGGTGGCCGGCTTCATCCCGCGCCTGTTCGGCGCCCTGGTAGTCGTCCTGCTGGGCTTCGTGGTGGCCAAGCTGCTCGACACCCTGCTGTCCAAGCTGCTGGCCAAGCTCGGCCTCGACCGCCTGATGGGCGGCACCGGGCTGACCAAGATCCTCGCCCGCGTCGGCATCCAGGTGCCGGTCTCCACGCTGATCGGCAAGATCGTCTACTGGTTCGTGCTGCTGATCTTCCTGGTCTCCGCTGCCGAATCCCTGGGCCTCGACCGTGTTTCCGCCACCCTCGACATGCTCGCCCTGTACCTGCCCAAGGTGCTGGGTGCTGCACTGGTGCTGCTGGCCGGCGTGCTCCTGGCGCAGCTGGTCAGCGGCATCGTCCGTGGTGCCGCCGAAGGTGTCGGGCTGGACTACGCCCACGGCCTGGGGCGCATCGCCCAGGGCCTAGTGATCATCATCAGCATCTCGGTGGCCATCGGGCAGTTGGAGGTCAAGACCGACCTGCTGAACAACGTCATCGCCATCGTGCTCATCTCCATCGGCCTCGCTGCGGCGCTGGCGCTGGGGCTGGGCAGCCGGGACATCGCCGGGCAGATCATCGCCGGCATCTATGTGCGTGAGCTCTATCAGGTAGGACAGGACGTCAAGGTAGGCGATGTCGAAGGACAGATCGAGGAAATAGGCACGGTGAAGACCATCCTCCTCACCGATGAAGGCGAACTGGTCTCCGTGTCCAACCGGACATTGCTCGACCAGCGGGTAACGAGCCGCTAACACGGCGCGCCATCCCTGCTAATGTATGCCGCCATAGCGGAACGCGCCCCCGCGCTCCAGCGGCTCCTGACCTGACTGTCGGCCCGACCTGTTTTGAACAAGCCCCAATCGCTTTCCCTGCGCTACGACCCCCGCGAGCTCTCCGACGAAGAGCTGGTGGAGCGCGCCCATGTGGAGCTGTTTCACGTCACGCGTGCCTATGAAGAGCTCATGCGTCGCTACCAGCGCACCCTGTTCAACGTTTGTGCCCGATATTTGGGGAACGAACGAGACGCTGACGATGTCTGTCAGGAGGTGATGCTGAAGGTGCTCTATGGATTGAAGAACTTCGAAGGGAAGTCCAAGTTCAAGACATGGCTCTACAGCATCACGTATAACGAATGTATTACCCAATATCGGAAAGAGCGTCGTAAACGTCGTTTACTTGATGCCCTGAGTCTCGATCCTCTCGAGGAGGCCTCGGAGGAGAAGGCACCCAAGCTCGAAGAGCGCGGAGGCCTTGAGCGATGGCTGGTGCATGTGAACCCGATCGATCGTGAAATCCTGGTGCTGCGCTTTGTCGCAGAACTGGAATTTCAGGAAATTGCTGACATTATGCATATGGGTCTTAGCGCCACGAAGATGCGATACAAGCGTGCGCTGGACCGCTTGAGAGAAAAATTTTCAGGATTGACCGAAACTTAGTTGGGGAAAATTAATCTCTTAGATCAGCGAGTTCTGGTAAACTTGCGCACCAAGTTGTCCTCGAGATTGTTCGACAACTTACTGACAACCAAGATGGGGATTTACGGATGAAACTGAAAAACACCTTAGGCGTAGCCGTTGGCTCTCTCGTCGCCGCACTTTCTCTGAACGCGCTGGCGCAAGGCCAAGGCGCTGTCGAGGTGGAGGCTTTCGGCAAGCGCTACTTCACCGACAGCTCGCGTGATCTGTCCAATGGCAACCTGTTCGGTGGCTCGGTTGGTTACTACCTGACCGACGACGTCGAACTGGCTCTGTCCTACGGCGAGTTTCACGACATTCGTTCCGAAAACGACACCGGTAACAAGAACATCAAGGGCAGCCAGACTGGCCTCGATGCCATCTACCACTTCGGCACTCCGGGTGTCGGCCTGCGTCCGTACGTCTCCGCTGGCTTCGCTCACCAGAGCATCAGCAACGTTCCGGCGCGTACCGGTCGTGACCACAGCACCTTCGCCAACATCGGCACTGGCCTGAAGTACTACTTCACCGAGAACTTCTACGCCAAAGCCGGCCTGGACGGCATGTACAACATCGATGTGGGCGAGTCCGAGTGGGCCGCTGGCGTGGGTGTTGGCGTGAACTTCGGTGGTGGCTCCAAGCCCGCTGCCGAGCCGGCCCCGGCTCCGGTTGCCGAAGTCTGCTCCGACAGCGACAACGACGGCGTCTGTGACAACGTCGACAAGTGCCCGGACACCCCGGCCAACGTCACCGTTGACGCCGATGGCTGCCCGGCTGTTGCCGAAGTCGTTCGCGTTGAGCTGGACGTGAAGTTCGACTTCGACAAGTCCAAGGTCAAAGAAGAAAGCTACGGCGACATCAAGAACCTGGCTGACTTCATGAA includes the following:
- a CDS encoding mechanosensitive ion channel family protein, with amino-acid sequence MEFDPWTQGIVNAMTTVWTPVAGFIPRLFGALVVVLLGFVVAKLLDTLLSKLLAKLGLDRLMGGTGLTKILARVGIQVPVSTLIGKIVYWFVLLIFLVSAAESLGLDRVSATLDMLALYLPKVLGAALVLLAGVLLAQLVSGIVRGAAEGVGLDYAHGLGRIAQGLVIIISISVAIGQLEVKTDLLNNVIAIVLISIGLAAALALGLGSRDIAGQIIAGIYVRELYQVGQDVKVGDVEGQIEEIGTVKTILLTDEGELVSVSNRTLLDQRVTSR
- the sigX gene encoding RNA polymerase sigma factor SigX, with protein sequence MNKPQSLSLRYDPRELSDEELVERAHVELFHVTRAYEELMRRYQRTLFNVCARYLGNERDADDVCQEVMLKVLYGLKNFEGKSKFKTWLYSITYNECITQYRKERRKRRLLDALSLDPLEEASEEKAPKLEERGGLERWLVHVNPIDREILVLRFVAELEFQEIADIMHMGLSATKMRYKRALDRLREKFSGLTET
- a CDS encoding OmpA family protein; its protein translation is MKLKNTLGVAVGSLVAALSLNALAQGQGAVEVEAFGKRYFTDSSRDLSNGNLFGGSVGYYLTDDVELALSYGEFHDIRSENDTGNKNIKGSQTGLDAIYHFGTPGVGLRPYVSAGFAHQSISNVPARTGRDHSTFANIGTGLKYYFTENFYAKAGLDGMYNIDVGESEWAAGVGVGVNFGGGSKPAAEPAPAPVAEVCSDSDNDGVCDNVDKCPDTPANVTVDADGCPAVAEVVRVELDVKFDFDKSKVKEESYGDIKNLADFMNQYPSTTTTVEGHTDSVGTDAYNQKLSERRANAVREVLVNQYGVGSERVNSVGYGESRPVADNATDAGRAVNRRVEAEVEAQAK